ATGCAGCCGGGTCTTGCGCCGCAGCGGCACCGCGTTGTAAAAGCAGTCCATCAAAAAGCTTTTGCCGCGCCCGACGCCGCCGTACAGATACACCCCGCGCGGTATGGGCAGGCGGTTGATGAACTTCTTGAGGGCGTTGGAGCGGCGCTGCTTGAAGTGCGTCCACTCGGCGGCGCAACGCTCCAGCGCCTCCACGGCGCGCAGTTGCGCCGGGTCGCTCTGGTAGCCGCGCTGGCGCAGCTCGGCTTCGTAGAGGGCGCGCACGGGCCCCCAAGCGGAGGCTGGCGCAGCAGCTGCTTGGGCCGCCGACCGGGCCTGCTGCGCCGCCGTCCGCTCGGCGGGCGTGGCCACCGGGGCATCGAGCGAGGAGGCGCTGCCCGCTTCGGCGGCTGGATCGGTCAGTCCGCTCATCGCGCTGGGCTCGGGCATTGCAGGGCCAGCTGTGCCTAGAGCTTAAAAGTTCAGCGCGCGCTTGTCCACGGCCAGCGCCGCTTCTTTGGTGGCTTCGCTCAGGCTGGGGTGGGCGTGGCAGATGCGCGCGATGTCTTCGGCGCTGGCCTTGAACTCGAGCGCCAGCACCGCTTCGGCGATCAGCTCGCTGGCCATGGGCCCGACGATGTGCACACCCAAAATTTGGTCGGTGGTGGCGTCGGCCAGCATTTTGACCATGCCGGTGGTGTCGCCCAGCGCGCGCGCGCGGCCGTTGGCCAAGAACGGGAAGGTGCCGGCCTTGTAAGCCACGCCGTCGGCCTTGAGCTGCTGCTCGGTGCGGCCCACCCAAGCGATTTCCGGGCTGGTGTAAATCACCCAAGGGATGGTGTCGAAGTTCACGTGCCCGTGCTGGCCGGCGATGCGCTCGGCCACCGCCACGCCCTCTTCTTCGGCCTTGTGCGCCAGCATGGGGCCGCGCACCACATCGCCCACCGCCCAGACGCCGGGCAGGTTGGTGCGGCAGTCGGCATCGACCACAATGGCGCCGCGCTCGTCGAGCTGCAAGCCCACCGCCTGCGCGTTGAGCCCCTGCGTGTTGGGTGCGCGCCCGATCGAGACGATCAGCTTGTCGGCCTCGAGCGTCTGCGGCTCGCCTTTGGCGTTGGTGTAGGCGATGGATACGCCTTTTTTGAGCGCCTTGATCTCGCCCACCTGCACCCCGAGCTCGATCTTCAGGCCTTGCTTGTCGAAGGCTTTTTTGGCTTCGCGTGCAATTTGCTCATCGACCGCGCCGAGGAAGGTCGGCAGCCCTTCGAGCACGGTGACGTCGGCACCGAGGCGGCGCCAGACCGAACCGAGCTCGAGCCCGATCACGCCCGAGCCGATCACCGCCAGCCGCTTGGGCACCGCGCCCAAGCGCAAGCCGCCGTCGTTGGAGAGCACGTTGACTTCGTCGAAGGGCACCCCGGGCAGCTCGCGCGCGCTCGAGCCGGTGGCCACGATCACCTGTTTGGCGCTCAGGGTCTGCGGTTCGGCGCCTGCAGCAGGGGCGGCCACGGCGATCTGGTAACCGGCAGCGTCGGCCTGCACAAAGCTGGCGCGGCCGTGGAAAAACGCCACCTTGTTTTTCTTGAACAGATACAAAATGCCGTCGTTGTTTTGCTTGACCACGGTGTTTTTGCGGCCCAGCATCTGCGCCACATCGATCTTCACCGCTCCGGTGCTGATGCCGTGCTCGGCAAAGTGCAGCCGCGCGTGCTCGTAGTGCTCGGACGATTGCAGCAACGCCTTGGACGGGATGCAGCCGACGTTGGTGCAGGTGCCGCCCGGGGCGGGGCCACCGTCGGCGTTGCTCCAAGCGTCGATGCACGCCACTTTGAAGCCGAGTTGGGCGGCGCGGATGGCGGCCACATAGCCACCGGGGCCGGCGCCGATGACGATCACATCAAATGTTTGGCTCATGGTAGGGCGCTCCAGCTCACAGATTGAACAGCAGGCGCGACGGGTCTTCGAGCGCTTCTTTCATCGCCACCAAGCTGAGCACGGCTTCGCGGCCGTCGATGATGCGGTGGTCGTAGCTCAGCGCCAGGTAGTTGATCGGGCGGATCACGATCTGGCCGTTTTCCACCACGGCCCGGTCTTTGGTGGCGTGTACGCCCAAAATGGCCGATTGGGGCGGGTTGATGATCGGCGTCGAGAGCATGGAGCCAAAGGTGCCGCCATTGGAGATCGAGAAGGTGCCGCCGCTCATCTCCTCGATGCCGAGCTTGCCTTCTTGGGCTTTTTTGCCGAATTCGGCGATTTTCTTTTCGATTTCGGCAAAACCGAGCTGGTCGGCGTTGCGGATGATCGGCACCACCAGCCCGCGCGGCGAACCGACGGCGATGCCGATGTCGAAATAGCCGTGATAGACGATGTCGTTGCCATCGACCGAGGCGTTGACCACCGGGTATTTTTTGAGCGCGTGCACCGCGGCCTTGACGAAGAAGCTCATGAAGCCCAGCTTGACACCGTGCTCTTTCTCGAAGCGCTCTTGGAAGCGCTTGCGCATTTCCATCACCGGCGCCATGTTGACCTCGTTGAAGGTGGTCAGGATGGCGTTGGTGGCCTGCGACTGCAGCAGCCGCTCGGCCACGCGGGCGCGCAGGCGGCTCATGGGCACGCGCTGCTCAGGGCGCTGGCCGAGGTCGATGTTCGGGGCCGCCACTTGCGGCAGCGCTTGGGTCGGAACCCCGGTGGGGATGGCCGCAGCCGGGGCCGCGGCCTTGGCTGGCGCGGCGGCACCGGCGGCCACGGCGGCCAGCACGTCGCCCTTGAGCACGCGCCCGTCTTTGCCCGTGCCCGCCACGGCGGCGGCGCTGAGTTGGTGCTCGGCCAGCAGCTTGGTTGCGGCGGGCATGGCCACGCCGGCGGCACTGGCGGCAGCGGCTGGAGCCGCTTTGGCGCTGGCAGCCGCAGCAGGGGCTGCGGCAGCAGGGGCGGTAGCTGGGGCCGCAGCGGCAGCCACTTTGCCTTCGGTGTCGATGCGCGCGATCACCTGGTCTGAGGCCACGGTGGCGCCGTCGGCCTCCACCAGCTCGGCCAGCACGCCCGAGACTGGGGCCGGCACCTCGAGCACCACCTTGTCGGTTTCGATGTCGATCAGGATTTGATCGGCCGTGACCGGTTGGCCAACTTTGGCCTTCCACTGCAACAGGGTGGCTTCGGCCACGGATTCGGACAACTGCGGGACTTTGACTTCTACGAGTGCCATGATGGTTCGATCCTTGAATGCGTTTGCTGGGTGCCTAAACGGCTTAACGTGGCTTGGCTAAATTTCGGTTGCGCGGGGTGTGGGTGCGTGCGCCCGCAGGCGCAGGGCTCATTTGCTCAGGATGAAACCCTTGAGCTTGCCGAAGGCGGCTTCGATCAGGGTCTTTTGCTGGTCTTGGTGCAGGTGCGCATAACCCACCGCTGGCGAGGCCGAAGCGGCGCGGCCGGCATAGCCCAAGCGCTGGCCGTCGAGCATGTTGTCGTGGATGTTGTGCTGGATGAAGAACCAGGCGCCTTGGTTTTGCGGCTCGTCTTGGCACCAGACGATGTCGGTCGCGTTCGGGTAGCGCTTGAGCTCGGCGGCAAAAGCCTTGTGCGGGAACGGGTAGAGCTGCTCGACGCGCAGTATGGCCACGTCGTGCGCGCCTTTTTCTTCGCGTTTTTTGACCAAGTCGTAATAGACCTTGCCCGAGCAAGCGATCACGCGCTTGACGGCGCTAGCGTTTTTGGCCACCTCGGCGCTGTGCTCCGGGATCACGGTCTGGAAGCCACCCTTGGTGAATTCGCTCAGGGGTGAGCCCGCGTCTTTGTTGCGCAACAGGCTCTTGGGCGTGAAGATCACCAGCGGCTTGCGCAGGTTGCGCACCATTTGCCGGCGCAGCACGTGGAAAATCTGGCTGGCGGTGGTCGGCTGCACCAGTTGCATGTTGGTGTCGGCTGCGAGCTGCAAAAAGCGCTCGACGCGCGCCGAGCTGTGCTCTGGGCCTTGGCCCTCGTAGCCGTGCGGCAGCATCAGGGTGATGCCGTTGACGCGGCCCCACTTGACTTCGCCCGAGGCGATGAACTGGTCGATCACCACCTGGGCGCCGTTGACGAAGTCGCCAAACTGCGCTTCCCAGATCACCAGCGTGTTCGGGTCGTTGGAGGCGTAGCCGTACTCAAAGCCCAGCACCGCTTCTTCGGACAGGATGGAGTCGATGACCACGAACGGGGCCTGGTTCTCGGCCACGTTCTGCAAGGGGATGTAGGTGCCCTCGTTCCATTTTTCGCGGTTCTGGTCGTGGATCACGGCGTGGCGGTGGGTGAAGGTGCCGCGGCCGCAGTCTTCACCCGACAGGCGCACCGCATAACCGCTGGCCACCAGCGAGGCAAACGCCATGTGCTCGCCCATGCCCCAGTCAACGTTGAGCTCGCCGCGGCCCATGTCGGCGCGGTCGGCATAGACCTTTTTCACCAGTTGGTGCGGCGTCACGCTGGCCGGCAGGGTGGTGATGCGCTCGGCCAGGCGCTTCCACTCGGCCAGCGGGATCGCGGTGTCGGCGCTGTCGCTCCATTTTTTGCCCAAGAACGGGGCCCAGTCAACGGCGAACTTGCTCTTGAAATTGGTCAGCACCGGGTCCACCGTGTGCCGGCCTTCGTCGAGCGCGGCGCGGTAGGCTTTGACCATTTCGTCGCCCAAGTGTTCACCCAAGCCTTGCGCCGCCAGCTTGTCGGCGTAGAGCTTGCGCGTGCCCGGGTGCTGGGCGATCTTTTTGTACATCAACGGCTGCGTCAGCGCCGGGGTGTCTTGCTCGTTGTGGCCGAGCTTGCGAAAGCAGATGATGTCGATCACCACGTCCTTGGAGAAGGTCATGCGGTATTCGATCGCCAGCTGCGCCGCCAGCGCCACCGCTTCCGGGTCGTCGCCGTTGACATGCAGCACCGGCGCCTCGATCATCTTGACGATGTCGGTGCAGTACAGGGTCGAGCGCGTGTCGCGGGGGTCCGAGGTGGTAAAGCCGATCTGGTTGTTGATGACGATGTGCACCGTGCCGCCGGTGGAGTAGCCCCGGGTTTGGGCCAGCGCCAGCGTCTCTTGCACCACGCCTTGGCCAGCGATGGCGGCGTCACCGTGCACCAAAATGGGCAGCACCTGCTCGCCCTTGCGGTCGCCGCGCCGGTCCATGCGCGCGCGCACCGAGCCCTCCACCACCGGGTTCACGATCTCTAAGTGTGAGGGGTTGAAAGCCAGGCTCAGGTGCACCGGGCCGCCGGGGGTGCTGACGTCGGAGCTAAAGCCTTGGTGGTATTTCACGTCACCTGCGGGCAGGTCTTCGGGGGCGGTGTGGTCGAACTCGGCAAACAGGTCTTTGGGCATTTTGCCCAAGGTGTTGACCAGCACATTGAGGCGCCCACGGTGCGCCATGCCGATCACGATCTCTTGCACGCCCTTGGCGCCGGCTTGCTGGATGACCCGGTCCATGGCCACGATGAAGCTCTCACCGCCTTCAAGCGAGAAGCGCTTTTGGCCCACGTATTTGGTGTGCAAAAAGCGCTCAAGGCCTTCGGCAGCTGTGAGGCGGTCGAGGATGTGTTTTTTCTCGTCGGTGCTGAAGTTGGGCTTGCTGCGCACGCCTTCGAGCCGCTCTTGCCACCAGCGCTTTTGCGTCTGGTCGCTGAGGTACATGAACTCGGCCCCTATGGAGCCGCAGTAGGTCTCGCGCAGCGCGTTGAGCAGCTCGCGCAGCGGCATGGTCTCGCGCCGGAAGAAGGTGTTGTTGGTGCTGAACACCGTCTCGAAGTCGGCGTCGCCAAAGCCATAAAAAGCCGGGTCGAGGTCGGGGATCTGCTCGCGCTCGGTGCGCTTGAGCGGATCAAGGTCGGCCCAACGCTGCCCCACGTTGCGGTAGGCGGCGATGAGCTGCTGCGCATAAACCTGTTTGCGCGCCAGCTCAGGGTTGGCGTTCGAGGCCACCACCACCTGCGTCACGCCCTGCTTGGCGCGCTCGGCAAAGGCATTGATGACCGGCAAATGGGGCACGTCGCGAGCTGCGCTGCCATCGAGCGCCGGCACGTTTTGCAACGCATCGAAGTAGTCGCGCCAAGAATCGGGCACCGAGGTCGGGTCGGCGAGGTAGTTTTCGTACATCTCCTCGACATAGGGCGCGTTGCCGCCGAACAGGTACGAATTGCCTTGATAGGCTTGATAGACGCCAGAGGTCTGATTCATGAAATCGCTCGCCTTCAGTTTCCCTGCAGGAAACACAAGTGGGTTGAGAAAACCTTCCGCGACACGGCTGCACCGATTGGCGGATGCGACACGGGCCTAAAATAGGCCCACGCAATCCCGCGATTGTGCCACCGATTGCGGCTCGATTGGAAAAAATTTGTGCTTGTCTCCTGAGCCTTATAGGCCACCGATTGGGGCTCGCGGGGGGCTGTGGGCCGCCACCGCCAAGCGCTGGGCCGGGCTAATTTTGCGGCGCAGTTTGAGCCTCGTTGTTGACAGGAAGCTGACCGCTGGTGCCCACGTTGACGCTGCCCGCGCCCACCGACACCCCCACGCCCACGCGGCCATCGCTGCCCACGCCCACACCCACCGAGGTGCCTCGGCCCAAAGGCACCGAAACCCCGAGGTTGACGGTGGCGCAGCCGGTGAGCGCCAGCGCCAGCGCCAGCAGCGCCAAGCCGCGCAGTGCAGCGGGGCAACGCAATCCAAGCATGGCCATGGTGTGCACCTCCAAAAATGGGAATGGGGCTATTCTGACAGCTGTGGCGCCTTGGTGCCAGGATGCGCTCGCAGTTCTGCGTCTCAGCGTCTCAGCCCAGCGCCGCGATCACCTGCGGCGGCGCCTGCACCAGCTCGATCAGCACGCCCTCGCCCGAGTAGGGAAATTCGGCGCTGGCTTTGGGGTGCATGAAGCAGATGTCGTAACCGGCTGCGCCCTTGCGGATGCCCCCGGGGGCGAAGCGCACCCCCTGCGCCGTGAGCCACTGCACGGCCACGGGCAGGTCGTCCACCCAGAGCCCGATGTGGTTCAGCGGCGTGCTGTGCACCGCCGGCTTGGCCTGCGGGTCGATGGGCTGCATCAGATCGACTTCGACCGCGTGCGCCCCGCGCCCGAGGGTGCAGATGTCTTCATCGACGTTTTCGCGTTCGCTGCGAAAGCTGCCCGTGACCTGCAAGCCCAGCAACTGCACCCAGAGCTGGCGCAGGCGCTCTTTGTCGGGGCCGCCGATGGCGATCTGCTGCACGCCCAGCACCTTGAAGGGCCGCGCGCTCATTGTGCAAACTCCACGATCGGCTGATCCACCACCAGGCTTTCGCCCTTGGCCGCCAACACCTTGGCCACCACGCCGTCGGCGGCGGCAAAGAGCACGTTCTCCATCTTCATGGCCTCGATCACCGCCACGCGCTCGCCGGCTTGCACCTTTTGGCCCGGCTGCACCGCCACGTCCACCAGCAGCCCAGGCATGGGCGAGAGCACGAAGCGGCTCAGATCGGGCGGCCGCTTGAAGGGCATAAGGCGGTGCAGCTCGGCCATGCGCGGCGAAACCACCATGGCTTGCAGGCGCGCACCGTTGTGTTGCAGCACCAGCGCCAACGGGTTGCCGGGCGCGCCGCGCTCGATCTGCGCCGTGAAGGGCTGCTGATTGCACTGACCGCTGATGACGATGTCGTTGAGGCGCGACGGTGAGCGCATCTGGTAGTGCCGCGCCCCCACGCGCACCGAGGCACAGCCGCTTTCGCCCACAAACTCGTCCACGTGCACCGGGGTGTAGCGGTGTGCGCCATCGGCCGCCAGGCTGATGACCACGTAATCTTGCCCCACCTTCACGCCATAACCCGGCAACTGGCCCGAGATGCCGGTGGCGCGCTCGCGGCTCTTGCGGCGCACGAAGGCGGCCAGCGCCAGCAGAAAATCGGGGTCGGTGTGCGGCACGTCCTCGGCCTTGAAGCCGTGCGCGTAGTGCTGGGCGATAAAGCCGGTGTTGAAGTGGCCCGAGACGAAGTCTGGGTGCGCGAGCAAGGCCGACTGGAACGGGATGTTGCTGCCGATGCCGCGGATCACAAAGCCGTTGAGCGCCTCGCGCATGCGCGCAATCGCGTCGGCGCGGTCGCGACCGTGCACGATCAGCTTGGCGATCATCGAGTCGTAGTGCATCGGGATCTCGCCGCCCTCAAACACGCCGGTATCGACGCGCACACCGCCAAAGGCGGCGCTGGCATCGCCCGTGGCGGCCTCA
This sequence is a window from Serpentinimonas maccroryi. Protein-coding genes within it:
- the lpdA gene encoding dihydrolipoyl dehydrogenase; the protein is MSQTFDVIVIGAGPGGYVAAIRAAQLGFKVACIDAWSNADGGPAPGGTCTNVGCIPSKALLQSSEHYEHARLHFAEHGISTGAVKIDVAQMLGRKNTVVKQNNDGILYLFKKNKVAFFHGRASFVQADAAGYQIAVAAPAAGAEPQTLSAKQVIVATGSSARELPGVPFDEVNVLSNDGGLRLGAVPKRLAVIGSGVIGLELGSVWRRLGADVTVLEGLPTFLGAVDEQIAREAKKAFDKQGLKIELGVQVGEIKALKKGVSIAYTNAKGEPQTLEADKLIVSIGRAPNTQGLNAQAVGLQLDERGAIVVDADCRTNLPGVWAVGDVVRGPMLAHKAEEEGVAVAERIAGQHGHVNFDTIPWVIYTSPEIAWVGRTEQQLKADGVAYKAGTFPFLANGRARALGDTTGMVKMLADATTDQILGVHIVGPMASELIAEAVLALEFKASAEDIARICHAHPSLSEATKEAALAVDKRALNF
- the odhB gene encoding 2-oxoglutarate dehydrogenase complex dihydrolipoyllysine-residue succinyltransferase, whose amino-acid sequence is MALVEVKVPQLSESVAEATLLQWKAKVGQPVTADQILIDIETDKVVLEVPAPVSGVLAELVEADGATVASDQVIARIDTEGKVAAAAAPATAPAAAAPAAAASAKAAPAAAASAAGVAMPAATKLLAEHQLSAAAVAGTGKDGRVLKGDVLAAVAAGAAAPAKAAAPAAAIPTGVPTQALPQVAAPNIDLGQRPEQRVPMSRLRARVAERLLQSQATNAILTTFNEVNMAPVMEMRKRFQERFEKEHGVKLGFMSFFVKAAVHALKKYPVVNASVDGNDIVYHGYFDIGIAVGSPRGLVVPIIRNADQLGFAEIEKKIAEFGKKAQEGKLGIEEMSGGTFSISNGGTFGSMLSTPIINPPQSAILGVHATKDRAVVENGQIVIRPINYLALSYDHRIIDGREAVLSLVAMKEALEDPSRLLFNL
- a CDS encoding 2-oxoglutarate dehydrogenase E1 component translates to MNQTSGVYQAYQGNSYLFGGNAPYVEEMYENYLADPTSVPDSWRDYFDALQNVPALDGSAARDVPHLPVINAFAERAKQGVTQVVVASNANPELARKQVYAQQLIAAYRNVGQRWADLDPLKRTEREQIPDLDPAFYGFGDADFETVFSTNNTFFRRETMPLRELLNALRETYCGSIGAEFMYLSDQTQKRWWQERLEGVRSKPNFSTDEKKHILDRLTAAEGLERFLHTKYVGQKRFSLEGGESFIVAMDRVIQQAGAKGVQEIVIGMAHRGRLNVLVNTLGKMPKDLFAEFDHTAPEDLPAGDVKYHQGFSSDVSTPGGPVHLSLAFNPSHLEIVNPVVEGSVRARMDRRGDRKGEQVLPILVHGDAAIAGQGVVQETLALAQTRGYSTGGTVHIVINNQIGFTTSDPRDTRSTLYCTDIVKMIEAPVLHVNGDDPEAVALAAQLAIEYRMTFSKDVVIDIICFRKLGHNEQDTPALTQPLMYKKIAQHPGTRKLYADKLAAQGLGEHLGDEMVKAYRAALDEGRHTVDPVLTNFKSKFAVDWAPFLGKKWSDSADTAIPLAEWKRLAERITTLPASVTPHQLVKKVYADRADMGRGELNVDWGMGEHMAFASLVASGYAVRLSGEDCGRGTFTHRHAVIHDQNREKWNEGTYIPLQNVAENQAPFVVIDSILSEEAVLGFEYGYASNDPNTLVIWEAQFGDFVNGAQVVIDQFIASGEVKWGRVNGITLMLPHGYEGQGPEHSSARVERFLQLAADTNMQLVQPTTASQIFHVLRRQMVRNLRKPLVIFTPKSLLRNKDAGSPLSEFTKGGFQTVIPEHSAEVAKNASAVKRVIACSGKVYYDLVKKREEKGAHDVAILRVEQLYPFPHKAFAAELKRYPNATDIVWCQDEPQNQGAWFFIQHNIHDNMLDGQRLGYAGRAASASPAVGYAHLHQDQQKTLIEAAFGKLKGFILSK
- a CDS encoding VOC family protein translates to MSARPFKVLGVQQIAIGGPDKERLRQLWVQLLGLQVTGSFRSERENVDEDICTLGRGAHAVEVDLMQPIDPQAKPAVHSTPLNHIGLWVDDLPVAVQWLTAQGVRFAPGGIRKGAAGYDICFMHPKASAEFPYSGEGVLIELVQAPPQVIAALG